The DNA window GATTTCTTCTGTTACCTCTTTTGCCCACATACACAAGGAAGTTTGTAGACCATGGAAAAGTATGGAGATAAATATACTCATAATTGGGCAATTTCGGAGACTCATGGAAGCCCTGGTTCAATTTTATGGCTTGTCTTGTGATGGACTAGCCACCTTTACAGATCAAAGTGCAGTCTCATCTTTCTTGTCCAGTAGCTGATCATTTTCAAGGTGATGCGTTACTGTGTTATATCCATCATTCTTTGAAGTCCGCCTTATAGTGGTCCGTGCATTTCGAAGGGATCGAAATCCAGTCCATACCGCTCTGACCTCCTTCAGAAGATCTTGCTTAATGCTTTCGCTGACGAAGATGTTGATGAAAGGGTCCAAGGCACTGCTGAGACTGGTCAGGGAGAAGGTGATCCGATAAGCTGGACGTACCTTCACCTCTATATTACAGGTGCAAATGTTCCGGTCGCTTACATAAGAACGGATGAAGAGCACAATGTGGTATGGGAGGTAGCAGATGACGAAGATGGCCATTGTGGTCATTAAGAGCCCAATGATTTTTCGTTTCTGCTCTTTTTCCAAGCTGTGACTTCGGTGAACCACCCGAACCACACAGCAATAGGAGACCACTAGAAGGACCAAGGGGATGAGGAAGACCACAAAGATACGGAAGTAGTTGAGGCGAGCCATCCACTGTTCCATTGGATACTTTTCATAGCAAAGTTTGACATTCTGACTTGAGTTAAAGAGTTCATCCCGGCCGAGGAACACAGAATGACTCCCCAAGATAATCAGCCAAACCACAACACATATAATCATGGCACCTCTCATAGTTCGCAATGCCCTGTCTCGAAATGGGAATACGGTGGCAACAAACCGGTCAACAGCGATACAGCTGAGGAGTGCTATGGTCGTGTACAAGTTGGCATTGAAGAAGAACCCAACTATCTTGCAAGTGAGGGCCCCAAAAAGCCAGTCATCTTTGGCTGTGTAGGCAATCCACACTGGAAGCGTGAAGATATACATGAGGTCTGAGGCACAGAGATTAGCAAGATATACACCAAGTAcattaccccttttcacatgttgaTAGATAACACCTATGGCGGCCAAGTTGCCAACCAATCCGAAGGCAAAAACCAATCCATAGATAATG is part of the Anomaloglossus baeobatrachus isolate aAnoBae1 chromosome 9, aAnoBae1.hap1, whole genome shotgun sequence genome and encodes:
- the LOC142251126 gene encoding G-protein coupled receptor 4-like, which gives rise to MACGKICDYSAPYEATLFPIIYGLVFAFGLVGNLAAIGVIYQHVKRGNVLGVYLANLCASDLMYIFTLPVWIAYTAKDDWLFGALTCKIVGFFFNANLYTTIALLSCIAVDRFVATVFPFRDRALRTMRGAMIICVVVWLIILGSHSVFLGRDELFNSSQNVKLCYEKYPMEQWMARLNYFRIFVVFLIPLVLLVVSYCCVVRVVHRSHSLEKEQKRKIIGLLMTTMAIFVICYLPYHIVLFIRSYVSDRNICTCNIEVKVRPAYRITFSLTSLSSALDPFINIFVSESIKQDLLKEVRAVWTGFRSLRNARTTIRRTSKNDGYNTVTHHLENDQLLDKKDETAL